Genomic segment of Syntrophales bacterium:
CAAACCCCGCCTTGTAAGCGGGGCAAGGGACGCAATATAAAACAAACATATTCCGTAATAGATATCGCCGAATTGGTGTGAGGAGCAACAATGAGCCCGCGATCAAAAAAAGAATAGATTGAAGCACTCTTTTTCTGTTATAAGGGTGCCTCCCGGAAAGAAACCGACGATTTTTAAGGGAAATGGCCCGTGAAAATTCTACATATGAGAAATCAGCAGTATCGATTTCCCCGCCGGGACACGTTTGATCGTCACGGGACAATGACGTAAAAAAAGCTTGACTATTAAAAAAACGATTATATAATTCGACGTTAAAGTATAAATTGATGGGGGTGATTTGCAGGTGAATCTTCCTAAAGTTTCAAATGCATTAGATGTATATGTGTCACAGATAAGCCAGTTTCCAATCTTGACTGCGGAAGAAGAGTTTAAACTTGCCGTCAGATACAGTAAACACAACAATATGGAGGCGGCGGAAAAGCTGGTCGTTTCAAACCTTAGATTTGTGGTTAAGATTGCCCATAAGTATAAGGGGTACGGGATTAAGCTCCTTGACCTGATTCAGGAGGGGAATATTGGTCTCATGCACGCGGTGAAAAAATTTGACCCGTATAAGGGTTACAGGCTCATATCATATGCTGTCTGGTGGATAAGGGCGTATATGCAGAACTTTATCATTAAGTCGTGGAGCCTTGTGAAGATTGGCACCACCCAGGCCCAGAGAAAGCTGTTTTTCAAGCTCAATCAGGTCAAAAGAAAACTCCAGGGTATTTCCCTTAAAAAGCCAGAGTTTACAGAGATTGCAGAATCACTGAATGTAAAAGAAGCTGAAATTGAAGAGATGGATTGCCGTCTAAATAATCGTGATCTTTCCCTTGACGCAACGATAAGTGATGAGAGTGAATCGTCTCATATCGATTACTTGACGTTCGAGGGAGAGGATCAGGAAAAAGCGTTAATCAAAAAAGAAGAGACGGTTTTGGCAAAAAATAAGATAGACAGAGCACTCTCTGAACTGAATCATAGAGAAAACTATATAATAAAGAATCGGATAATGGCCGATAATCCTGAAACCCTGCAAGAAATAGGGGACAGGTTTAACATAACGAGAGAACGGGCCAGGCAGATTCAAAAAGCTGCGCTAAGGAAGCTTCGGACTGCCATTCCGTATTTGGAAAATGAAGTGGCGTTGCTCGAGGCTTAAAACCCTTAGTCCGACATAGCGAGGTTTACAAAAGAGGTATATTTTTCCAAAAAGGCCAGTTTTACCATACCGACGGGACCGTTTCTCTGCTTCCCTATAATTATTTCAGCCATCCCCTTTTCCGGATTATCTTCTGACCTGTTGTACACTTCGTCTCTGTATATAAAGGTAATAACATCAGCATCCTGTTCAATGGCTCCGGATTCCCGCAAATCAGCCAACTGGGGCCGTTTATTGGTTCTGTCTTCTACTTTCCTGTTAAGCTGTGACAGGGCAACGACGGGGATGTTCAATTCCTTAGCAAGTGCTTTAAGAGAGCGGCTGATTTCTGATATTTCCTGCTCTCTCGAATCTTTAAACCGTATGCCCCTCATCAATTGAAGATAGTCGAGAACAATTAGCCCCAAGTCAGTTTCAGACTTCAACCTTCTCGCCTTAGCCTTCATTTCCAGAACAGTAATGGCAGGAGTATCATCTATGAATATCGGTGCTTCGGAAAGCCTCCCAGCGGCCGTTGTTAACTTCGGCCAGTCGGTTTCTCCGAGGAACCCTCTTCTGAGACGCTGAGAATTTACCTTAGCTTCAGAGGCGAGCATACGTAGGGAAAGCTGCTCCTTGGCCATCTCCAGGGAAAAGATGGCGACCGTAATCCCCTTTTCTATTGCGACATATTGTGTGATATTAAGGGCAAAAGCGGTTTTTCCCATGCTCGGCCGGCCGGCAATAATGATCAGATCAGATTTTTGAAATCCGGAAGTGAGATCGTCTAACTTCTGGAAACCAGTTGGCACGCCTGTTATAAGTTCTTTTTTCTCATAGAGCTTCTCTATGGTCATAAAACTATCCTTTACTATCTCTTTGATAGTATAAAAGGCGGGTTTTATCTTATTTTGGGATATCTCGAATATAGTATGTTCAGCTTCGTCCAGAATATTTTCTACGTCTTTTCCCGTATCATAGCTTTTGGTTATTATTTTTGTGGCAGCACCGATAAGTCCGCGCAAAATTGCTTTTTCCTTAACTATTTTTGAATAGTAGGTGACATTTGCGGCAGACGGAATGTTATCAACAAGTGAGGCCAGATATGATACCCCCCCGGCGCTGTCAAGTTGATTGTTGTTCTTGAGAGTATTGCTGAGGGTAATCAGATCGCTTGGTTCATTCTTTTCATACAGTTCAAGTATAGCGGAGAAAATTTTTCGATGTGATTCACTATAGAAATCATTTACACTGAGTATTTCCAGAACGTTGTTAAGAGCCTCATTTTCAAGCAAGATTGCTCCTATGACTGACCGTTCTGCCTCAATGTTCTGAGGTGGAATTTTATGCAAAGAAGGGTCTATATCTTTCATCTGATTTTTCTACTCTTCACCAACGACAGAGACCGTAATCTCAGCGGTAACTTCTGGATATAACTTAACTTTCACAGAGAACTCCCCCGTACTCTTAATCGGCTCTTCCAGGACAATATTTTTCCTGTCAATTTCTATTCCCTGTTCACGCAGTGATTTTTCTATGTCTTTGGTGGTTACGGAACCGAACAACTTATCCTGTTCTCCGATACGTTTGGAAATAGTACAGGTTACATCGGAAAATTCCTCAAGCAAAGATTCTGCTTTCCTTTTTTCACGCTCACGCTTATGTACGATAAGCATTTTCTCATGCTTTAAGGCTTTTATGCTTCTGTTGCTTGCCTCAACAGCCAGATCCCTCGGAATAAGGAAATTCCTTGCATAACCATCCGCAACATTTAACATGTCTCCTGTTTTCCCGAGAGATTCGACATTTTCTTTTAAAATAACCTTCATCTACAAGCCTCCTAATGTGTAATGATTAATATGGTTCATCCGGGAAGAAGAACATTCATGCAGTATGACATTTCATCTTTTTGTCGAGTTTCCTGAAATTAAACCAGATATCGAATAAACCCAGACCAACAACAAGCAAGAGTAAAAATTGCTGACCGAAAATCAGGAAATAGCATATTATTCTAAGAAATCCCGGAACATTTTTCTTTTTAAAGAAAAAACTTATAATTGCAAGACCCTGAAACATATAAATGAACAAAAAAATGATCAGTAGATTCAGGGCGACAATTTTAATCATCCCAACAGAAATCAAAAGTAAGCCGCCGGATATTATTACAAACCAGATCATCCAGTCAGGCGCCTTCCAGTATGCAAGGTCGCCAAAGTCAGGATACCACATCCCGACTTTTTGAAAAATCAGCTTTCCTGCCAGAATATTCAGCCATACTATAAAAGAAGTGCTTATCAGTACAAGAGCGGGGAAGAGACTGATAATGACCGCTATTATCTGATTGGCATTTTCTTTAATCAGGTTAATCTGCTCTGAGGATATGTCGAGTTGAGAGTATAACCTTATATTTTCCCGGATACTTTCTGATATGTAAAATTCAATAAGACCCCAAGGTGTTTTGCCCGTTTTTACATTGTAGTAGATTAGCAGGGCAAAACATAATGTTGAAAGAGCTATCGTGGAATAAAGGACAGTTTTTTCTATAGAACAACTCTTTCTCAGTATCTCAGAAAGGATCAATCCGAGAGATCCTAACAGGAAAAAGAAAGGTAAGCTTACCTCTAAATTCCAAAACTGATAGCTTATTGTCAGGACGAGCAATGATACGACAAAAACGACCAGACCTTGTGTTCTGCCCAGTTTTGAGTAATAATATAGGACTGGAAGTGGTATAAATATTAATCCGATGGATCCCAAAACAGGAGTTGTAGCAACGGCCAGAAAGACAAATGAAGAAATAATAATACCACGGGAAAACTCTCTCTTTAAGATTTTACTCCTTCCTTCTTTCAAAGTCTGAATCCATTTCCTAAATCGG
This window contains:
- a CDS encoding DUF2232 domain-containing protein, giving the protein MSFIKGRFRKWIQTLKEGRSKILKREFSRGIIISSFVFLAVATTPVLGSIGLIFIPLPVLYYYSKLGRTQGLVVFVVSLLVLTISYQFWNLEVSLPFFFLLGSLGLILSEILRKSCSIEKTVLYSTIALSTLCFALLIYYNVKTGKTPWGLIEFYISESIRENIRLYSQLDISSEQINLIKENANQIIAVIISLFPALVLISTSFIVWLNILAGKLIFQKVGMWYPDFGDLAYWKAPDWMIWFVIISGGLLLISVGMIKIVALNLLIIFLFIYMFQGLAIISFFFKKKNVPGFLRIICYFLIFGQQFLLLLVVGLGLFDIWFNFRKLDKKMKCHTA
- the rplI gene encoding 50S ribosomal protein L9 produces the protein MKVILKENVESLGKTGDMLNVADGYARNFLIPRDLAVEASNRSIKALKHEKMLIVHKREREKRKAESLLEEFSDVTCTISKRIGEQDKLFGSVTTKDIEKSLREQGIEIDRKNIVLEEPIKSTGEFSVKVKLYPEVTAEITVSVVGEE
- the rpoH gene encoding RNA polymerase sigma factor RpoH, coding for MNLPKVSNALDVYVSQISQFPILTAEEEFKLAVRYSKHNNMEAAEKLVVSNLRFVVKIAHKYKGYGIKLLDLIQEGNIGLMHAVKKFDPYKGYRLISYAVWWIRAYMQNFIIKSWSLVKIGTTQAQRKLFFKLNQVKRKLQGISLKKPEFTEIAESLNVKEAEIEEMDCRLNNRDLSLDATISDESESSHIDYLTFEGEDQEKALIKKEETVLAKNKIDRALSELNHRENYIIKNRIMADNPETLQEIGDRFNITRERARQIQKAALRKLRTAIPYLENEVALLEA
- the dnaB gene encoding replicative DNA helicase, with product MKDIDPSLHKIPPQNIEAERSVIGAILLENEALNNVLEILSVNDFYSESHRKIFSAILELYEKNEPSDLITLSNTLKNNNQLDSAGGVSYLASLVDNIPSAANVTYYSKIVKEKAILRGLIGAATKIITKSYDTGKDVENILDEAEHTIFEISQNKIKPAFYTIKEIVKDSFMTIEKLYEKKELITGVPTGFQKLDDLTSGFQKSDLIIIAGRPSMGKTAFALNITQYVAIEKGITVAIFSLEMAKEQLSLRMLASEAKVNSQRLRRGFLGETDWPKLTTAAGRLSEAPIFIDDTPAITVLEMKAKARRLKSETDLGLIVLDYLQLMRGIRFKDSREQEISEISRSLKALAKELNIPVVALSQLNRKVEDRTNKRPQLADLRESGAIEQDADVITFIYRDEVYNRSEDNPEKGMAEIIIGKQRNGPVGMVKLAFLEKYTSFVNLAMSD